One genomic window of Candidatus Lernaella stagnicola includes the following:
- a CDS encoding sulfite exporter TauE/SafE family protein translates to TGKELFVINLWLAVPLAMATGFFAGMVGVSGGSFLVPLMVIACGVPMRIAVGTASAMVAATAFAGFMGHALHGNFNPTWAIPIAGITIFGGILGGKIALKSNPKYLKLLFAVTTLIAAVLMLVNASVAK, encoded by the coding sequence AAACAGGCAAGGAGCTTTTTGTCATAAATCTGTGGTTGGCTGTGCCCCTTGCAATGGCTACAGGCTTTTTTGCGGGAATGGTCGGTGTTTCGGGAGGATCATTTCTAGTCCCACTGATGGTAATAGCATGCGGCGTACCCATGCGCATCGCGGTAGGAACAGCTTCAGCAATGGTAGCAGCCACTGCATTTGCTGGCTTCATGGGGCATGCCCTACATGGAAACTTCAATCCTACTTGGGCTATACCCATTGCCGGAATAACGATTTTTGGCGGTATTTTAGGAGGCAAAATCGCTCTTAAATCAAACCCAAAATATCTCAAATTACTTTTTGCCGTCACTACGCTCATTGCGGCCGTACTCATGCTGGTAAATGCGAGTGTCGCCAAGTGA
- a CDS encoding SGNH/GDSL hydrolase family protein, with translation MRKKRLWWLVPLGLLLVAEIALRVTGREVPPPSFCPNGAPRGDFRYEPREVLETAGGQVILCLGDGWTYGVGVTNREKWPHLVTDLLPNGRKKTTVATLSTSDWTTADADGVLPSALEKWSPAWIVVFVGVQDAMPLELLKEYPQGDPQTAETCPRPTLRTWHWWQRRRLAFRLWREDPDRPDNKEFLPRRDTVAGTQKALRSIVSLATDHDAQLVFVTYPKLPRAKFGPPWLPLESRYNFLIRAAATEAAAPVVDLEARWGDATAQYLLPWMMWPHPNAAGHADIAAGVAEAIRATSR, from the coding sequence GTGCGAAAAAAACGGCTTTGGTGGCTCGTCCCCCTGGGGCTGCTTCTGGTGGCTGAAATCGCCTTGCGCGTGACCGGCCGCGAGGTGCCGCCGCCATCCTTTTGCCCGAACGGAGCCCCGCGAGGCGACTTCCGCTACGAGCCGCGCGAGGTGCTCGAGACTGCCGGCGGGCAGGTCATCCTTTGTCTTGGAGACGGTTGGACCTATGGCGTGGGCGTCACAAACCGAGAAAAGTGGCCGCATTTGGTGACCGATTTGCTTCCGAACGGACGTAAAAAAACGACCGTTGCGACACTTTCGACGTCCGATTGGACCACCGCGGACGCCGATGGCGTGCTGCCGTCGGCTCTGGAAAAGTGGTCGCCGGCGTGGATTGTGGTGTTCGTCGGGGTGCAGGATGCGATGCCTTTGGAGCTGCTCAAGGAGTATCCGCAAGGCGATCCGCAGACCGCCGAAACCTGCCCGCGACCGACACTCCGCACGTGGCACTGGTGGCAGCGTCGCCGCCTGGCATTTCGGTTGTGGCGCGAGGATCCCGACCGACCCGACAACAAGGAATTCCTGCCCCGGCGCGATACGGTGGCGGGCACTCAAAAAGCGCTCCGGAGCATCGTGTCCTTGGCAACGGACCACGACGCGCAACTCGTTTTCGTCACCTATCCGAAACTGCCGCGCGCGAAATTCGGACCGCCCTGGCTGCCGCTGGAGAGTCGCTACAACTTTCTGATTCGCGCCGCCGCGACCGAAGCCGCTGCGCCGGTTGTCGATCTCGAAGCCCGCTGGGGTGACGCAACGGCTCAGTACTTGCTGCCTTGGATGATGTGGCCGCATCCCAACGCCGCCGGGCACGCCGACATCGCCGCGGGTGTCGCCGAGGCGATACGAGCCACTTCGCGATAG
- the nrfD gene encoding NrfD/PsrC family molybdoenzyme membrane anchor subunit: MIEKLLTRNNPLIDPHLEIWEWQVPLYLFLGGLCAGLLILSALLVLLKREQDFPFSTKWGALLAPAFLSLGMACLFWDLSSKLHVFRFYTAFKPMSALSWGAWLLVLVYPANLLFLVMLWKLPDFVPQKITGWYDKLRAVVLTYKTPLAVINLALGLGVGIYTGVFLSSLVAIRLWNSALMGPLFLISGLSTAAALAVLFERGHREKHQLGAADSGLILVELALLLLLVIDLLAGCGGNRCAAQFLLTDGVAHIFWIGLVGLGLLVPLVLEVFNNFTGNVRAFWVAPLLVLSGGLILRFLMVITGQEVICTLAF; this comes from the coding sequence ATGATTGAGAAACTGCTGACTCGTAACAACCCGCTGATCGATCCGCACCTGGAAATCTGGGAGTGGCAGGTGCCGTTGTATCTGTTCCTCGGCGGTCTGTGCGCCGGGCTGCTGATCCTTTCGGCGTTATTGGTGTTGCTGAAACGCGAGCAGGATTTCCCCTTCAGCACGAAGTGGGGGGCGCTATTGGCGCCGGCGTTTTTATCGCTGGGTATGGCCTGCTTATTCTGGGACCTCTCTAGCAAACTGCACGTATTTCGCTTCTACACGGCCTTCAAACCGATGTCGGCTCTGTCGTGGGGCGCTTGGCTGTTAGTGTTGGTGTATCCGGCCAACCTGCTCTTTCTGGTTATGCTGTGGAAGTTGCCGGATTTCGTACCGCAGAAAATCACCGGTTGGTACGACAAACTGCGCGCCGTCGTCCTTACCTACAAAACGCCGCTGGCGGTGATCAACTTGGCGCTCGGCCTGGGCGTGGGGATCTACACGGGCGTGTTTCTTTCGAGCCTCGTGGCGATCCGTCTCTGGAATTCGGCGCTGATGGGCCCACTGTTTCTTATCTCGGGGCTCTCGACCGCCGCGGCGCTGGCCGTGCTGTTCGAACGCGGCCATCGTGAAAAGCACCAATTGGGCGCAGCGGATTCGGGTCTGATCCTCGTCGAACTGGCGTTGCTGTTACTGCTGGTGATCGACCTGTTGGCCGGTTGCGGCGGCAACCGATGCGCGGCGCAGTTCTTGCTCACTGATGGCGTGGCGCATATTTTTTGGATCGGGCTGGTGGGCCTCGGCCTGCTGGTGCCGTTGGTGCTGGAAGTGTTCAACAACTTCACCGGCAACGTCCGCGCCTTTTGGGTGGCGCCGCTTCTGGTGCTCTCGGGCGGACTGATTCTGCGCTTTCTGATGGTGATTACCGGCCAGGAAGTCATTTGCACTCTGGCCTTCTAG
- a CDS encoding PqqD family protein, translated as MNVTVKRSLDATPRRTNECCLGDIDRGERISVYGFRYLLCLEGTALRIWQLIDGTHTINEIIDQLAGEFAVPNRAAMEYEVVSYFDRLEKIGLVAWRLRPLFEEVQLDGT; from the coding sequence ATGAATGTCACGGTGAAGCGGTCGCTGGATGCCACTCCGCGCCGCACAAACGAGTGCTGCCTCGGCGACATTGATCGCGGCGAGAGAATCTCGGTCTATGGTTTTCGCTACCTCCTGTGCCTCGAGGGAACGGCCCTTCGAATCTGGCAGTTGATCGACGGAACACACACGATTAATGAGATTATCGACCAATTGGCCGGCGAGTTCGCTGTTCCGAATCGGGCCGCGATGGAGTATGAAGTCGTTTCCTACTTCGATCGCCTCGAAAAAATCGGACTGGTGGCGTGGCGCTTGCGGCCGCTATTCGAAGAGGTTCAACTCGATGGGACTTAA
- a CDS encoding 4Fe-4S dicluster domain-containing protein: MKKRLAMVIDTRRCVGCMDCVIACQTENNVPEGFHRDWIATVTEGRFPKLRTEIRSERCHHCDRPPCVTVCPTGASYKNDDGVVLVDPALCTGCKACVAACPYFARFTNPAGYADKCTFCTHRTSRGDLPACVSVCPTECLHFGDIADPESEVRRLIETNEYKRLRPELGTEPQLYFLVHGGTRGWLDTPDDFASTGSGAAAATTTAPAPPPAPAAKPAGEKKGDAAFEDSGC; the protein is encoded by the coding sequence ATGAAAAAGCGTCTCGCCATGGTGATCGACACCCGCCGGTGTGTGGGCTGCATGGACTGTGTCATCGCCTGCCAGACCGAAAACAACGTGCCCGAGGGTTTCCATCGCGATTGGATCGCCACGGTCACCGAGGGCCGCTTCCCCAAATTGCGCACAGAGATCCGCAGCGAACGCTGCCATCATTGCGACCGCCCGCCATGCGTGACGGTCTGCCCCACCGGCGCCAGCTACAAAAACGACGACGGCGTTGTGCTGGTGGACCCCGCACTGTGCACCGGCTGCAAGGCCTGCGTGGCGGCCTGTCCCTATTTCGCGCGGTTCACCAACCCGGCGGGCTACGCCGACAAGTGCACTTTCTGCACGCACCGCACGAGCCGTGGCGACCTGCCCGCCTGCGTGTCGGTTTGCCCCACCGAGTGTTTGCACTTCGGGGATATCGCCGATCCGGAAAGCGAGGTGCGGCGTTTGATCGAAACCAACGAGTACAAGCGCCTGCGTCCGGAATTGGGCACCGAACCGCAGCTTTATTTTCTGGTTCACGGCGGCACGCGCGGTTGGTTGGACACACCGGATGATTTTGCGTCCACCGGTAGCGGCGCGGCGGCGGCGACGACGACCGCCCCAGCACCTCCACCGGCCCCGGCGGCGAAACCAGCCGGGGAGAAAAAGGGCGATGCGGCGTTTGAGGATTCGGGATGTTGA
- a CDS encoding YeeE/YedE thiosulfate transporter family protein yields the protein MQQKPYLNPYLAGILLGLVILLSFFLSGRGLGASGGVSTIIASGVHAVAPTFAEAHPYFGKYFDKATDGHANAWKVFLFFGVLVGGFLSGIFSGRVRKDLERGPNISARSRLLLAFVGGIVMGFGARLARGCASGQGLSGAAVFASGSWLFLLALFAGAFAAAYFVRRQWI from the coding sequence ATGCAGCAAAAACCGTACTTGAATCCCTACCTCGCGGGCATCTTGCTCGGCTTGGTGATTCTCTTGTCGTTTTTCCTTTCCGGCAGAGGCCTCGGAGCGTCGGGCGGAGTATCGACAATCATCGCCTCCGGCGTTCACGCTGTGGCTCCCACTTTCGCCGAAGCCCATCCTTATTTCGGCAAATATTTCGACAAAGCCACCGACGGCCATGCCAACGCTTGGAAGGTCTTTCTTTTCTTCGGCGTATTGGTCGGCGGCTTCCTTTCCGGAATCTTCTCCGGCCGGGTTCGCAAAGACCTTGAAAGGGGACCGAACATCAGCGCGCGAAGTCGCCTGCTGCTGGCTTTTGTCGGCGGCATTGTGATGGGGTTCGGCGCGCGTCTGGCGCGGGGCTGCGCAAGCGGCCAGGGCCTTTCGGGCGCGGCGGTGTTCGCTTCGGGTAGTTGGCTTTTCCTGTTGGCCCTGTTCGCGGGCGCATTCGCGGCGGCATATTTCGTACGCCGGCAGTGGATATAG
- a CDS encoding metalloregulator ArsR/SmtB family transcription factor — MLKKTICKRHADVCKVFGNPLRIRIIEELVEQDRTTSELAEMLKVSQVNVSQALSMMRERNIVVSQRDGNIVHHSLADSRIRRVFYLMREMLLDNLERSGELAREARATLEPEQDADDKGIAILDT, encoded by the coding sequence ATGTTGAAAAAAACCATTTGTAAGCGGCACGCCGACGTCTGCAAGGTGTTCGGCAATCCGCTTCGTATACGCATCATCGAAGAGTTGGTCGAACAGGATCGCACAACCAGCGAACTGGCGGAGATGCTCAAAGTCTCCCAGGTCAACGTGTCGCAGGCTCTTTCGATGATGCGCGAGCGTAACATCGTGGTGAGCCAGCGCGACGGTAACATCGTGCACCACAGCCTCGCCGACTCCAGAATTCGCAGAGTCTTTTATCTGATGCGCGAAATGCTGCTGGACAACCTCGAGCGCTCGGGCGAGTTGGCCCGTGAGGCGCGCGCGACGTTGGAGCCGGAGCAAGACGCGGACGACAAGGGTATCGCCATTTTGGACACCTGA
- a CDS encoding molybdopterin-dependent oxidoreductase, which produces MKVTRRDFLKISSATFAGLTASGCGVWNQVVDGSDPRDPRFGYGADAKVIPSYCSMCYWKCGLLGHVVDGKLWKLTGNPKDPLSRGRLCGRGTSGVGMLYDPDRLQAPLIRTENGGEQQYETAAWDTALARAAELLQGVIDKYGPESVALLVHGQSGEWFKPLAKAIGTPNIGKPSAAQCRGSRDVGYFLTYGQGMGSPEPLDIENSRVLMLFGTHLGENMHVSQVREFSRFVAKTIEGKAKLIVADPRFSVAAGKAWRYLPIKPNTDLALMLAMMHVMLHEENEKPLYDHAYVEKYAAGLEQLREHVKAYTPEWAYRETGIKPAVTREIVHALAAAAPHVLIHPGRFNARDGNDTQRARASAILNALLGSYGRKGGIFLADGPQLAKPSHPPYPKSERPHVSTGKYQVPSGSPVMQDIINATINRQPYPIKAWVVVGTNFFQSVPHHYYMKMALGQLDALIVCDVLPTEPTAYADVVLPECTYMERHDPINAKGFKPSFLSIRQPLVEPMFDSKPGWWIAKKLAEKMGLGDYYPFLNAELHNDDQLRRAGLSPEKVKQQGVVEFSPGPLYIEEGRVPKFGPTGKIELYGTTLESFGGEPLPYYRPPEPIKDGYLRLLFGRSPIKSFSRSANNPLTHDLENDNELWIHPSAAKIHTVAEGDYVYLENQSGKRSSSKIRVRLTERIRPDCVYMVHGWGSRSKRLSRAYGRGVNDNELITNVKIDPVMGATGMGMNDVKLVKTEKRVPQHLRRDCDSLQEEGPIRGLKGGGGKGSQINII; this is translated from the coding sequence GTGAAAGTAACCCGTCGTGATTTCTTGAAAATTTCCAGCGCGACCTTTGCCGGCCTTACCGCATCCGGCTGCGGCGTGTGGAACCAAGTCGTGGATGGATCCGACCCCCGCGACCCGCGTTTTGGATACGGCGCCGATGCGAAAGTCATCCCCTCCTACTGCTCCATGTGCTACTGGAAATGCGGCCTGCTGGGCCACGTAGTCGACGGCAAATTGTGGAAGCTCACCGGCAATCCGAAAGACCCCCTCAGCCGCGGTAGGCTCTGCGGGCGCGGTACCTCCGGTGTCGGCATGCTCTACGATCCTGACCGCCTCCAAGCGCCGCTGATCCGCACGGAAAACGGCGGCGAGCAGCAGTATGAAACGGCCGCGTGGGACACGGCGCTCGCGCGCGCGGCGGAACTATTGCAGGGGGTGATCGACAAATACGGTCCCGAGAGCGTGGCGCTGCTGGTGCACGGGCAGTCGGGCGAATGGTTCAAGCCTTTGGCCAAGGCCATCGGCACGCCGAACATCGGCAAACCCAGCGCGGCGCAGTGCCGTGGTTCCCGCGACGTGGGCTATTTTCTCACGTACGGCCAGGGCATGGGATCGCCGGAGCCGCTCGACATCGAGAACTCGCGCGTGCTGATGCTTTTCGGTACGCATTTGGGCGAGAACATGCACGTGAGCCAGGTGCGCGAGTTTTCGCGATTCGTGGCCAAGACCATCGAGGGCAAGGCCAAGTTGATCGTCGCCGATCCGCGTTTTTCGGTCGCGGCGGGCAAGGCGTGGCGCTATCTGCCGATCAAGCCCAATACCGACCTGGCGCTGATGCTGGCGATGATGCATGTGATGTTGCACGAAGAAAACGAGAAGCCGCTGTACGACCACGCCTACGTCGAGAAATACGCCGCGGGCCTCGAGCAGCTTCGCGAACACGTCAAAGCCTACACCCCCGAATGGGCATACCGCGAAACGGGCATCAAGCCGGCGGTGACGCGAGAGATCGTGCACGCTTTGGCGGCGGCCGCGCCGCATGTGCTGATCCATCCCGGCCGCTTCAACGCGCGTGACGGCAACGACACGCAACGGGCACGGGCCTCGGCGATTCTTAACGCACTACTGGGTAGTTACGGTCGCAAGGGCGGTATTTTCCTTGCCGACGGGCCGCAGCTTGCGAAGCCTTCGCATCCGCCCTATCCGAAATCGGAGAGGCCGCACGTCAGCACGGGCAAGTACCAGGTTCCCAGCGGATCGCCGGTCATGCAGGACATCATCAACGCCACGATCAACCGGCAGCCGTACCCGATCAAGGCGTGGGTCGTGGTCGGTACGAATTTCTTCCAGTCGGTGCCGCATCACTACTACATGAAAATGGCGCTGGGGCAGCTCGACGCACTGATCGTGTGCGACGTCCTGCCAACCGAGCCGACCGCCTACGCGGACGTCGTGTTGCCGGAGTGCACGTACATGGAGCGACACGATCCGATCAACGCGAAGGGCTTCAAGCCCTCGTTTTTGTCGATCCGGCAGCCGTTGGTCGAGCCGATGTTCGACTCGAAACCGGGTTGGTGGATCGCCAAGAAGCTGGCCGAAAAAATGGGCCTGGGCGATTACTACCCCTTCCTCAACGCCGAACTGCACAACGACGATCAACTGCGTCGCGCCGGTCTGTCGCCGGAAAAAGTGAAGCAGCAGGGCGTCGTCGAGTTTAGCCCCGGGCCGCTGTATATCGAAGAGGGCCGCGTGCCGAAATTCGGGCCGACCGGGAAGATCGAACTATACGGGACGACGCTGGAATCCTTCGGCGGCGAGCCCCTTCCCTATTACCGTCCGCCCGAACCGATCAAGGATGGTTACCTGCGCCTGCTGTTCGGCCGCAGCCCGATCAAATCGTTCTCGCGCTCGGCGAACAACCCGCTTACCCACGATTTGGAAAACGACAACGAACTGTGGATTCACCCCAGCGCGGCAAAAATCCACACCGTGGCTGAGGGCGATTACGTCTACCTGGAGAATCAGTCGGGCAAACGTTCGAGTTCCAAGATTCGCGTGCGCCTCACCGAGCGCATCCGCCCCGACTGCGTCTACATGGTGCATGGCTGGGGCAGCCGATCCAAGCGCTTGAGCAGGGCTTACGGCCGAGGCGTCAACGACAACGAATTGATTACCAACGTGAAAATCGACCCAGTGATGGGCGCGACGGGCATGGGGATGAACGACGTGAAACTGGTCAAGACCGAAAAACGCGTACCCCAACACCTGCGCCGCGACTGCGACAGCCTGCAAGAGGAAGGCCCCATCCGCGGGCTCAAGGGCGGCGGGGGCAAGGGCAGTCAGATCAACATCATTTAA
- a CDS encoding radical SAM protein yields MGLNGRVLLLQAPVPGSHNRLVAKPSAIPPLGIGYLASVLIRDGFDVRLHDMDVEDIDVEPLRAILADFQPAVVGISTTTLTFKNGLRVAKVVKEQLRTSVVCLGGPHVSVRPQDALQNAFVDLVICGEGERSFQELCRAVAAKKPLPAEIPGTVWKVGPKTKTMPKRERIRDLDALPFPARHLMPLDRYNIPGTVLTSRGCPFNCGFCAGPVVLGRAYIERSAERVVDEVQLCIDMFGLTSFYFVDDTMTHNIARLGRICDGLTKIRVPEKLGRKLKWTCESRADVISAEILQRMRDAGCTTIQFGMESGSQDLLNKLGKKITLQQVENAVKWSVDAGISPVLSMVFPHPDETRQTMEQSFDFVRKLYDLGVEKIIPALLTLFPGTRFMDQKEELGLTLLTDDTDEYNLGTPILTTRHMTREDISNGYTQLLMLTQLNGRDLVGGISLKPS; encoded by the coding sequence ATGGGACTTAACGGCCGCGTTCTTTTGTTACAGGCACCGGTTCCCGGGTCGCACAATCGTCTCGTGGCCAAACCGTCGGCGATTCCACCGCTCGGAATAGGATACTTGGCTTCCGTGTTGATCCGCGACGGGTTCGATGTGAGGCTGCACGACATGGATGTGGAGGACATCGATGTCGAGCCACTCCGTGCGATCCTGGCCGATTTTCAACCAGCTGTCGTCGGCATCTCCACCACCACGCTGACTTTCAAAAACGGCTTGCGTGTCGCGAAAGTGGTGAAAGAGCAACTTCGCACAAGCGTGGTTTGCCTGGGGGGGCCCCACGTTTCGGTGCGTCCGCAGGATGCGTTGCAAAACGCCTTCGTGGACCTTGTCATTTGCGGGGAAGGCGAGAGGTCGTTTCAGGAACTCTGCCGGGCCGTTGCCGCAAAAAAACCTTTGCCTGCCGAAATTCCCGGCACCGTGTGGAAAGTTGGGCCGAAAACAAAAACGATGCCGAAACGAGAGCGAATCCGTGACCTCGACGCCCTGCCATTTCCCGCTCGACACTTGATGCCGTTGGATCGGTACAACATCCCGGGAACGGTGCTGACCAGCAGGGGCTGCCCGTTCAACTGTGGATTCTGCGCAGGACCGGTTGTCCTGGGCCGAGCCTACATCGAGCGATCCGCCGAACGGGTTGTCGACGAAGTCCAACTGTGCATTGACATGTTCGGTTTGACCTCTTTCTATTTCGTTGACGACACGATGACGCACAACATCGCGCGCCTCGGTCGAATCTGCGACGGTTTGACCAAAATCCGTGTTCCCGAAAAGCTGGGGCGCAAATTGAAATGGACATGCGAATCGCGCGCGGATGTCATCTCGGCGGAAATACTGCAGAGGATGCGGGATGCCGGCTGCACCACGATTCAATTCGGCATGGAATCCGGGTCCCAGGACTTATTGAACAAACTCGGAAAAAAAATCACTCTCCAACAGGTCGAAAACGCCGTGAAATGGTCGGTCGACGCGGGGATCAGCCCGGTTTTGAGCATGGTTTTTCCTCACCCCGATGAGACACGGCAGACGATGGAACAATCCTTCGATTTTGTTCGCAAACTTTACGACTTGGGCGTTGAGAAAATCATCCCGGCGCTTCTAACGTTGTTCCCTGGGACGCGTTTCATGGACCAGAAAGAAGAACTTGGGCTCACGCTGCTTACCGACGACACCGATGAATACAACTTGGGCACACCCATTCTCACCACGCGTCACATGACCCGAGAGGACATTTCCAACGGATACACCCAATTGTTGATGCTGACTCAACTCAACGGTCGCGATCTCGTCGGCGGAATCTCCCTGAAACCGTCGTGA